Below is a genomic region from Colius striatus isolate bColStr4 chromosome 29, bColStr4.1.hap1, whole genome shotgun sequence.
TCTCTGTATGAGTTTAGTCACTGGCACTGACCTCAATTCCCTCTTTTGTAGGCACCAAATCTGATCTTCCTGGCTGTGAGTCCAGAAGAGAAGGAGTCCTGGATTAATGCCCTCAACTCTGCAATCACACGTGCTAAAAACCGCATCTTGGATGAGGTGAGCAGCGCTCAGGAACTGAGTTAAGGAATTAACTGCAAGCCAGTGTAGCCCCCTGCTACCTTCAGAGCACCCTGATAGTGTGGGACCATCTGTCAACCCACCTCAGGCCATCTTTGTCCCTCCTATCACCATCTCCCAGAGACAGGCCCGTTGCCACTGCTTTACCTGAAGGACTCTGAGGCTTAAATGTTGCAGATCTTTTCTCACTGGTGAAGGGTCAAACCAAGAATGTTTGATCCTGCTGTCTTGGCACTGTGTGTCAGACATACTTCTGCTGAGACAAGTCAGGCTCTCCATTTAGTGCAAAGAGAAGGGACAGGCAGAGAGATGAGGCATCAGAGCAGGACCCGGGAACAGCGTGACCCTGCCTACCTGGGAACACATCCACATAAAGCACAATCACTTCAGGCCCCTCCTGGGGACAAAGGATACACTGCCAAGCTGCTGTGACCCACCAGAGACCAGGTTTGGATCAGCAGGAGCATTCCCACATAGCGTATTCCCACATGAGAACCAGTGTGAGAAGGCTGAGCCcttgctgctggggctggggtttGAAAGAGCCATTTCAACGTTGTCTCGCATTAATTCTTCATGACAACTCTCTTTCAGTCCAGCTCTGTCTCAGCTCTGTCTCATCCACATTCAGTGTACCTCAGTAGAGGTGGCCCACTGCTGTGATGCTGTTTGTTCTCTTGGATGGCAACACAAAACCCtgtagtgaaagaaaaagaaggtcAGAGCAtaggaaaagctgcagagcagagagaagtggcaaaCAATGGCAGAGATTGCTTCAAGGAGAGTCTGCCACTGAAACCTTCACAAACAAGTGACTGTCAGGAATGACTTCAGTAGATTGATCTCATGGAGGCACAGAGGGGAGAGACCAGGGGAACACTCTCAGACTCTTCCAAGAGTGCCTGACGGTCTTTAAGCAAAGGATGCTGGCCCAGAGGTGTGTGGGAGAAGTTCACCCTCAGCACACGGCCAGCTCACAAGAGAAAGGGAATCCTGGAAGAATAACCGATCTGCCCCAGTGCATCTGGCTGATGGCAGCTACAGAGACAAGGAGTGGCTCACATTTCCCATCCTCCCAGACATTCACGGGCCTTTGTCACCCCTCTAGGTTACTGTGGAAGAGGACAGCTACCTCGCCCACCCCACACGGGACAGAGCGAAGATCCAGCACTCCCGGCGGCCGCCGACACGGGGACACCTGATGGCTGTGGTAGGTGCGGCAGAGCCCGGCCACCCCCttggctgcagctcccctgcagcTGTTCACCGAGAGGCACACACGTGGTGTCTGAGCTCTGGCCTCAACTGCAATTGCCACAAGACCTCGGGCTGTCCCTAGTCCCTCGCTGCTTTGTGCAAACCCTTCTGCGAGCCGGCGCTGCCGCCCGCTGCCGTCCGGCCCCTGGGGCTCCCGGCGGGCACGGCTCGGCCAGGGCTGTCAGCCGATGCACGTCCCAGCTAGAACCGTgagcccagctcagccagggCTCGCCAGTGGCTCTGTGACGAGGTCACTGGTGTTCCCGTCCCGCCTTGGGAGGCATCCCGCGGGACGCTCGGCGGCCGTCGTGCTGCGGCGCCCGGCCCCGGGACAACGCGGCTCTTGTGTCTCCTCAGGCATCTACCTCAACGTCCGACGGCATGCTGACGCTCGACCTGATCCAGGAGGAAGACGCCTCTCCGGAGGATCACGGCACCTGCGAGCAGAGTTTCCGGGTGGATCTGGACAAGTCGGTGGCTCCTCTGGCTGCCGGCCGGCGCCGCTCCCACTCCGAGAACGTCCAGCCGCCGGAGAAGGGCCGGCCGGGGAGCCTGCCCCGGAGAGAGGGCACCTCCTGGGACGGGTGTGGGCAGCGCAAGGACTCCTTCGACAGAGGCACCATGTACACGCCGCAGGTCCCCAAAAAGCTCTCGCACTCGGAGAAGAACAAATGTGCCTCCATGGAGGAAATCCTGTCGGGCCGGGACTCTGCTGCGCGCCGGGCGCTGCTGCGGACGGGGCTGGAGGCTCAGGCGGCCTCGGCAGAACCGGAGCAGCTCTCCCGGCTCCAGGAGCTGGTTGcactgaaactggaaaaaactCAGGAACTGCTGACGGAGGTGAAGGGCTACGGGGAAGGCAAGAGAAACACCCAGGACTCCAGCACCACCGCCGTCAGCTCTTCTTCCTCGTCGTCTTCCAGGTCGGACTCTGAAAGGATCCTGCAGGAATCTGAGAGGTTGCTGGGGGAGGCTTCCTCCACCTGGAGCCAAGCCAAGAGGGTGCTACAGGAGATCAAAGAGTTGAGGGACCTGTACAAACAGTTGGAGCTGCAGCAGTCGGACTCGAAACCCAGACAGAGCTCACAGTGGCAGTACAGGAAGAGCGTGATGTGAAGGCAGCCTCGGCACTGGGAGGGAGGGACAGGGGAGGGCCgtttggtctctttttttttaactattattattatttacagtGTTTGAAAGTGAAAAGGTGCCTGTTCCCACCCACGTTCGCTTCTCAGAGCTTGAACCCTCCCTTTCCTCCGTCCCATCCCCCCACAAAACAACCAGCCCCGTGCTCCAATAAATTCAGCTCCAGTTTATAcctcctttttttaaagagcacCCTTTGCACCGCAggcccccagctcctgcccctgcttTGGAGGCTGGAAGAGAGCAGCAGTTGCTAGCACGTGGCCCTGCATGCCCGGAGCAGCACGTGCCTCACGACGGGGACAGATGCCCTTGCGCTGCGTGAGCCCTGGCTTTGCTGCTCCAACGCCCGAGCTGGATCCTGCGTCACGGCTCCTCCACCGAGAGTCTCGTCGTGTTCTCTCTTGGAAATAAGTGACAAAACCCACAAATGTGTGGAAGTCTCCCGTTACCCAGGAACTGTCTGGAGGATGCCTGGAAGTTCGAGCTGACCTCCAGTTCTAGGCGAGTGTTCGGAGGCACTCGCTGGACTGCAGCTGGCGGGGTCCTTGTCCTGGCACGGGGCCCTGCTGTGAACTCCTGGGGTTGGCAGCTGTTTTTCCTGTGGTACATTTACAGCCCTCCAGAAGGAGAGCGACAGGTATGCAATCCACGTTCCCACTGCGCCCCTCTGCCCGGTGATGCTTTACAGAACCCCTTTGGCTCTGTGCAATGGGATTAGCAGCCACACGTCTTCCTTTCCGTGCAAACAGAGGATCAAAGCCTTGAATCTGACAGACAGCCTCTCCATGGGCTGTTTGTGGGGGTTGTTTTCTGGCTTTTTCATTTGTCttgggttgtttttccttttctttgagcTGAGGGGAAATGGAATAatcagggcagcagctggaaaCCAGGAGCCAAAAGCAGTTTTGGTAGGTTTGATTCTGCCCCCCCCCTGCACGCACAGGCTCGGTTTCTGACTGCAACAGATAGTCCTCGTTGCTCCCCTAAGATCAAAATCAGGCCTAGTGAAATGAAAGCTGAGCCTGTAAGAGAGCTCAGATACCCTCACCTTGGTGATGCCAAGCACTTTGCTAAATAGGTGGCTCAGTTTTCAGGCCTTTAAGCAGCAAGACAAGACAGGAGGATGTTAAGATGTCTCACAGGGCTTAAAGGACACCAGTGTGGTAACATCCAACCTTTGGGTATGTTTTACAAAAGCAAACCCAGTTCCCTGACCCACGTTGCAAGTAACCCCTGGAAACATTAAAACCAACGAGAGTCATCCCCTGGTTGCAGTTGTTGTCTGTTTTCTCTCAGTGGTTGGTCTCCCTTGGGAGGGAGGTTGGTTCCCTGCCTGTGCTCAGGTTCATGTTGATGTGGAGTCTCCAGCACTGCaaggaaacatttctgtttaattCAGACCTTCTCCCACATTCCTGTCAGAATTCCTGGGAGAGTTATTACAGTTGGCACCAAGTTCCTGAAGGTGTTGTTATTGACAAGCTTCAGATGTGGCCCTGGCAACAATCTTGTGCTTGTTCTGTCTCTAACTCAGCTCTTTGCCTGCTCTTAAAGGACAGGTTTGAAACGGCACCGCAGCTCTCGTGGCAGAGCTGCACCCCACAGCTGGCCAGGGCTACCCATGGCACCCTTCTCTTCAGGTCTTTCTCTTACATTCTCTATCAGCTGCAGGGGCTCTCTGCATGCCTCAGAGGAGAAACCACAACCCCTAAAAGAGATGTTCAAAGCATGCACG
It encodes:
- the PLEKHO1 gene encoding pleckstrin homology domain-containing family O member 1 isoform X1; its protein translation is MKKTNSAKRGRQDGSQQPQPDKVGWVRKFCGKGIFREIWRNRYVVLKGDQLHIADKEVKDEKNIQETFDLSDYEKCEELRKSKSRSKKNHSKFTLAHSRQPGNTAPNLIFLAVSPEEKESWINALNSAITRAKNRILDEVTVEEDSYLAHPTRDRAKIQHSRRPPTRGHLMAVASTSTSDGMLTLDLIQEEDASPEDHGTCEQSFRVDLDKSVAPLAAGRRRSHSENVQPPEKGRPGSLPRREGTSWDGCGQRKDSFDRGTMYTPQVPKKLSHSEKNKCASMEEILSGRDSAARRALLRTGLEAQAASAEPEQLSRLQELVALKLEKTQELLTEVKGYGEGKRNTQDSSTTAVSSSSSSSSRSDSERILQESERLLGEASSTWSQAKRVLQEIKELRDLYKQLELQQSDSKPRQSSQWQYRKSVM
- the PLEKHO1 gene encoding pleckstrin homology domain-containing family O member 1 isoform X2; its protein translation is MAVASTSTSDGMLTLDLIQEEDASPEDHGTCEQSFRVDLDKSVAPLAAGRRRSHSENVQPPEKGRPGSLPRREGTSWDGCGQRKDSFDRGTMYTPQVPKKLSHSEKNKCASMEEILSGRDSAARRALLRTGLEAQAASAEPEQLSRLQELVALKLEKTQELLTEVKGYGEGKRNTQDSSTTAVSSSSSSSSRSDSERILQESERLLGEASSTWSQAKRVLQEIKELRDLYKQLELQQSDSKPRQSSQWQYRKSVM